The genomic DNA TCTTTCGCGACCAGCACGTGCTCGACCTCATCGTGAAGCACGTCGGTCCGACCCTGTGCGGCCGGAGCCGCGCCCGCATCTGGGATGCGGGCTGCGCGATGGGGCCGGAGCCGTACTCGCTGGCGATTCTTATGGCCGAATCGCTGGGCTACTTCGCGTTCAACAACCTCCGGATCGACGCGTCGGATCTGGACGACTGCGGGCTGTTCGGTCCCATCATCGAGAGCGGGACGTACGACTGGCAGGAGATCGAGCGCCTGCCGAAGCCGCTGCTCGAGAAGTACTTCTCCGAAGTCGCGCCGAAGCGCTACCAGATCGTGCAGCGGGTGAGGAACTGCGTGAGATTCCAGCGCCACGACCTGCTGTCGCTGAAGCCGATCGGCGAGGGTTATCACCTCATTCTGTGCAAGAACGTGCTGCTCCACCTCCAGCCCGCCGAGCGGGTCGAGGTGATCCGCATGTTCCATGCGTCGCTGGCGCCGGGTGGGTTCATGGCCACCGAGCAGACCCAGAAAATGCCGGGGGAGCTCGAGCCCCTGTTCGAGCAGGTCGTGTCGGACGGGCAGGTGTTCCGGAAGGTGGAGGCGGCGCAGGCGAGTGCCGCCTGACACACATCAACGGGTCGGAGAGCCGACACAGGACGGGGGCAGGGCAACAGACAGAAGGCATGTCATGTCGATTTCCAGAACCGTCGGCATCATCGTCGCGGGAGTGCTCATCGTCACCTTGGGCTGCATGGTCGGCGTGCTCGTCACGCGAACCGCGCGGACCACTGCGGACAACGACGCCAGGGACGCCGAGGTGCTGGAGAGCGTCATCGCCGACGCGCTGAAGTTCTCGATGGGCGAAGGCGTGAGCGACGTGAAGCCGCTCGTCAGCCGGATGCAGGGGCGGGGCGACATCGTCGATTTGCGGGTGACGCCGACCAACGCAGTCCGCGCCGGCAGCGAGGATCGAATGGACGCGGCCGAGCGCCAGGTCATGGCCACGCTGCAGGGGCAGTCGGTCGTCGAGACGTTCAACGGGCAGCCAGTCGTCCGGACCATCAGTGCGATAGCCGCAGACCAGAAGTGCACCCAGTGCCACAGCACGGCCGTCGGCCGTCCGCTGGCGGTATTCAGCCTCAGGCGATCGACCGCGCACGCGGCCGCCGAAATCAGCAGCCAGAGGTGGATGGGGGTACTGATGGGCGCTGGGACGGTGATCTTCGCGTTCCTGCTGTTGGCGTGGCTGATCAGGCGCCAGGTGGTGCGCCCGTTGGCCGCCTCGGTGGTCCATATCGAGCGGCTCGCCCAGGGTGACGTGACGCACACGGTCGAAGTCGGCAGGAACGACGAGATCGGGGTGCTTCTCCAATCGGTGCGAACGCTGCAGACGTCGCTGAAGCAGAAGACCGAAGCAGCCGATCAGATCGCAGACGGCAACCTGGACGTCGAGGTGGAGGTCCGGTCCGACGTCGACACGCTGGGGAAGGCGATGCTCCGGATGCGGGACAGCATTCGCGGCGTCATCGGCGAAACGCGCGTGTTGACCGACGCGGCGCGCGCCGGTCGCCTCGCGACACGGGGCCCCGCGGACAGGTTCCATGGCGCGTTCCGCGAGGTCGTCCACGGCATCAACGAGACGCTCGATGCCGTGGTGGGTCCGCTGACGGTCGCGGCCGAGTACGTCGAGCGGATCAGCAAGGGCGACATTCCGGAGCCGATCACCCGGGAGTTCCCGGGCGACTTCAACGAAATCAAGACGAGCGTCAATGCGTGCATCGCCGCGCTGGAACAGATGCGCAGCGATGTGAGGACGCTGGCCGGTGCCGCCCTCGATGGTGACCTCCACGTCCGGGCGGACGTGGCCCGCCACCAGGGTGCGTTTCGGGTCATCGTCAAGGGGTTCAACGACACGCTCGACACGGTCATCGACCCGCTCGAGGTCGCGGCCAGCTGCGTGAGCCGTATCTCGAAGGGCGACATCCCGGATCGGATCACTCAGGACTACAAGGGCGATTTCAACGGCCTCAAGACCAGTCTCAACGGGTGCATCGACAACGTGCAGGCGCTCATTGCCGACGTCCGCAGGCTGGCGTCAGCGGCCGTGCAGGGAGAGTTGTCGGTGCGGGCCGACGCCACCCGGCACGGCGGGGAGTTTCGCACCATCGTCGAAGGCGTGAATGCCACGCTGGACGCGGTCATCGGGCCACTCACCCTCGCGGCCGATTACGTGAAGCGGATCGGGAGCGGTGACATCCCAGAGAAGGTCGTGGCCGAGTACCGCGGTGACTTCGGCGAGCTGATGACGAACCTGAATGCGTGCATCGAGGGCCTGTCGGCCTTGCAGGAGGCCAACCAGGTCCTGCAGTTGATGACGCTGAACGACTTCACCGTCCGCGTGGCGGGCGCGTATCAAGGCGTCTTCGCCGCCGTGGCCCGCGGCGTCAACGAGGTGCTCGAGAGCCAAATCGGCACGCAAGAGGCCGTCGAGCGAATCGCCCGCGGAGACCTCTCGCAACTGGAACAGGTTCGGGCGATTGGCGGCGGCACCGGGCGGCGCTCGGCGAACGACCAGATCGTCCCGTCGTTCATCCGGATGATGGAGGCGATCCGGGCGCTCGTGGCCGACACCAACGACCTGTCGAAAGCGGCCGTCGAGGGCCGGCTGTCCGCGCGGGCGAATGCCTCCAGGCACGAGGGCGACTACCGCCGCGCCATCGAGGGTGTGAATGCAACGCTCGACGCCGTGATCGGTCCGCTGAACGTCGCCGCCGAGTACGTCGACCGAATCTCCAAGGGCGACATCCCGCAGAAGATCACCGATCAGTACAGCGGCGACTTCAACGAGATCAAGGTTAACCTCAACGCCTGCATCGAGGCCGTCAACGCTCTCGTGCGCGACGCGAACGAACTCGTCGACGCGGCCGTCGCGGGTCGCCTGAAGACGCGCGCCAATCCGGACGGGCACGGCGGTGACTTCCGCCGGATTGTCGAGGGGGTCAATCGGACGCTCGACGCGGTCACCAATCCGCTCAACGAGGCGGCGACGGTGCTCGATCGGGTCGCGCACCAGGATCTCAGCGTGCACGTGGAGGGGGACTACACCGGCGACCACGCGGCCATCAAGACCTCGATCAACACGATGGTGATGGACCTTCGCGGCTCCATCCAGTCGATCGGCCAGAACGCCCAGCGCCTCGCCGGCTCGTCACAGGAACTGACGACGATCAGCGAGCAGATGGCGTCGAACGCCGAGGAGACCGCGACGCAGACCAACGTGGTGTCGGCCGCATCGGAAGAGGTGTCCAGGAACCTCACCGTTGTCGCCACGAGCGCCGAGGAGATGCTCGCCTCGATCCGTGAGATCGCGAAGAGCGCGAACGAGGCCGCGAAGATGGCCAAGGGAGCCGTCAGCGTGGCTGATGCCACCAACGGCACCGTCAGGAAGCTCGGCGACAGCTCGATGGAAATCGGTAACGTCATCAAGGTCATCACGTCGATTGCCGAGCAGACCAACCTGCTCGCCCTGAATGCGACGATCGAAGCGGCGCGCGCGGGCGACGCGGGCAAGGGCTTCGCGGTCGTGGCGAACGAGGTCAAGGAACTCGCCAAGGCCACCGCCAAGGCGACCGAGGAGATCAGCCACAAGATCGAGGCGATCCAGGGCGAGACCCATGGCGCGGTGGAGGCGATTGCGCAGATCAGCGCGGCAATCGGCCAGATCGACGACGTATCGAACACGATCGCCTCGGCGGTCGAGCAGCAGATGGCGACCACCAACGAGATCGGTCGCAACATCTCCGAGGCGGCGCGCGGAGCGGGCGAAATCGCCCGCAACGTCTCGAGCGTGGCAGGAGCCGCGCAGTCGACCGCGCACGGCGCGAGCGAAACCCAGCAGTCCGCGAAGGCCCTCACCGAGATGGCCGCTCGCCTGCAGGCGCTCGTCGCCGGATTCCACGTGTGAGTCGGGACGGTAAACGCAATACAACAGGAAACGGTAGAAACAGGTCGGGTTTGACGTCAGAGAGGAGACGTTATGTTGAGCAAACGGGTCGTGATCATCGGGTTGGCATTGGCGGTGCTCTTCGCGGGCAGTGCCGCGGCACAGTGGCGGGGCCTCGGCCGGCTCACGGGCAAGGTTGTGGACGAGGCCGGGGCGGTCCTGGTCGACGTGACTGTTCGCGCAGACCTCCCGGGCATGGGCGGGACGACGGTGAAGACCAACGAGAAGGGCGAGTGGATGATCAGCGGCATCGCCCGCGGTGAGTGGGTCATCACCGTGGCGAAGGACGGCATGGCGATCCAGAAGGTCAAGGCCGTCGTGCAGGAAATGGCGGTTCCGCCGCTGGTGAAGACGACGCTGAAGAAGGAGTAGTTGGTGACCAGGCGCCGCCCCGCCAAGTGAGGGAGCGGCTGCCTGGGACGTGGTCGGATGAAGCGCGACGGATGTCGCGCCTCATCCGGGACGCGGTTAACGTCGGTTGCTCGATGAGCGCGCATTCGCAAAGGTTGACATATGTTCGGAACCATGGATCTTGGGAAGAAGCTGTCGGCGTTGATCGGTCTGCTGGTCCTCCTGGCCGCCGGGGCGACTGCGATCGCCGTCTCCATCATGGGGGGCGATGCCGTCCGCGAACAGGCGTACGAGCGTGCCAGGGCTGAAGCCATGGCCACCTCTAGCGACGTGCAGCGCGCCCTCGAGAAGGGGCTGAACTCAGCGCGAGCGCTGGCCAGCTCGTTCGAAGGACTCCGCGCACGCGACTTCACAGACCGCATCCAGTACGCGGTCATGCTTCAGAAGGTGCTCGAGGACGACAAGGACCTCGTCGGCACGTGGACGTCCTGGGAGCCGAACGCGCTCGACAAGAAGGATGCCAAGTTCAAGAACGCGCCGGGCGCCGATGGCGAGGGCCGGTACGTGCCGTACTGGGGCCGGGTGGACGCCGACACCGTCCTCAATTCGGTTCACGAAATCGCCACGCCGAACGAGGACTACTACCTCGTGCCGAAGAACACGGGCGCAGAGTACATCATGCCGCCGGCCACGCGGAAGATCGGCAACAGGACTGCCCTCGTGACGCGGCTGTCGGTCCCCATCAAGGGCGACGGCAAGTTCGTGGGGACCGCCGGCGTGGACGTGGCTCTCGACGCCATCGAGAAGCTCGTGAGCGAGCTCAAGCCCTTCGGCACGGGCCGCGTCTCGCTGTTGACGTACGACGCCAAGTACGTCGCCGCGTACCGGCGCGAACTCGTGAACACGGACATGAAGGCCGGCAGCGACACGGACCGGATGATGGCCGCCATCCGGCAGGCGAAGCTGACCACCTTTACTAGGACCGATCCCGAGACGAAACAGGAACTCTACACCGCAATGGTGCCGCTCGTGGTCGGCAGGACGACGACGCCGTGGTGCCTGGTGGTGGACGTGCCGATGGACACCGTGACGGCTGCGGTGCCTCGCATGCGGAACACCGTGATTGCCATTGCGGCGCTCTCATTCATCCTCGCGATCTTCGTCGCCTTCTTCGTACTGCGGAGCATAGTCACCCGGCCGATGGCGAAGGTCGTCACGCTGGTCGGTGAACTGCTGAAGGGCCATCTGAGCCATCGTGCGGGCGTCACGCAGCGGGACGAGGTCGGTCACACGGCACAGGCCCTGGACCAGTTCGCCGAGGTGCTCCAGACGAATGTCATCGGCGTGATGAAGCACATCGCCGAGGGTGACCTCAGCGACGAGGTCCGGGCCCAGGACGACAGGGACGAGATCGCGCCCGCCCTCCAGACGACAATCGCGTCACTGCGGGGCCTCGTGGCCGAGGCGAACATGCTGTCCACGTCGGCTGTCGACGGACGACTGGCCACGCGCGGCGATGCCAACCGGTTCCAGGGTGGATACCGGGAAATCATCCAGGGCGTCAACGCGACCCTCGACGCGGTCATCGGGCCGCTCAACATGGCCGCGGAATACGTGGATCGCATCAGCAAGGGCGACATCCCGCCGAGGATCACCGACGAGTACAATGGTGACTTCAATGAGATCAAGCTGAACCTCAACGGCTGCATCGACAACGTGAACGCGCTCGTCGCCGACACGACGATGTTGTCTGGTGCCGCCATCGAGGGTCGATTGGCCACCCGGGCCGACGCGAGCCGTCACGGCGGTGACTTCCGCAAGATCGTCGAGGGCGTCAACGCGACGCTTGACGCAGTCATCGGGCCGCTCAACATGGCGGCGGAGTACGTGAACCGGATCAGCACCGGCGACATCCCGCCGAAGATCACCGATGCGTACCGGGGCGACTTCAACGAGATCAAGATCAACCTGAATCACTGTATCGACAACGTGAACGCCCTCGTCGCCGATACGGCCATGCTCGCCGACGCCGCGGTGGCCGGCAAACTGGCCACCCGCGCCGATGCCACCAAACACGGCGGCGACTATCGTAAGATCGTGGAGGGCGTGAATCGGACGCTCGACACCGTCATCGGTCCGCTGAACATCGCGCGAGACGTGCTGTGGAAGATGGGCGTCAACGACCTCACCGAGCGGATGCCGCGTGACTTCGTCGGCGATTTCCAGAACCTGGCGAAGGCAATCAACAGGATGCACGACGTCCTGACGCGACTGCAGAAGACCGCCGTCAACGTCGGCAATGGCGACCTCCACGATCTCGAGGCGTTCAAGGCCATCGGGAACGGGACGGGACGGGCGTCCGAGGACGACCAGCTGACTCCCGCGTTCGTCAGGATGATGGAGTCGATTCGGGCGCTGGTCGCAGACATGGACGGGTTGTCGCGCGCGGCCGCCCAGGGACAGCTCTCCACCCGCGTGGAGGCCTCGCGTCATCAGGGTGAGTACCGGAAGGTGGTCGAAGGCGTCAACGCGACCCTCGAGGCCGTGATCGGACCGCTCAATACGGCGGCCGGCTACGTCGACCGCATCGCAAAGGGCGAGATCCCTCCGCGGATCACCGAGACCTACTATGGGGACTTCAACCAGCTCAAGGACAACCTCAACGCCATGGTGCAAACGATGGCCGATCTCCTCCTGGAGACCGATCGGATCATCAAGGCGGCGACCGAGGGCCAGCTGAGCACGCGGGCGGACGCGGCGAAGTTCGTCGGCGGTTGGAATCGCCTGGTCAGCGGGATCAACAGCACGGTCGAGAGCATCGTGACGCCGCTGAACAGCGCCACCCAGTACATGGACCGGATCTCCAAGGGCGATATCCCGGACAAGATCACGGCGCAGCACCAGGGGGACTACAACAGGATCAAGGACAGCCTGAACACCTGCATCGACGCGATCCGGGCGCTCGTGGCGGACACCAAGGTCCTCACCGACGCTGCGGCGTCCGGCCGCATCAAGACGCGGGTCGAGGTCGCGCGTCACGCCGGCGAGTTCCGCAAGGTCATCGAGGGCGTCAACCAGACGCTCGAGGTGATCACCGACCCGATCGTGCAGATCGGCCGCGAGGCGCGCGGCCTCGGCGCATCGTCCGAAGAGCTGAACGCGATCAGTCAGCAGATGTCGGCGAATGCCGAGGAAACCGCCACGCAGACCAACGTCGTGTCAGCGGCTTCCGAGCAGGTGTCGAAGAACCTGACCGTCGTGGCCACGAGTTCGGAGGAGATGCTCGCGTCGATCCGGGAGATCGCCAAGAGCGCCAACGAAGCCGCCAAGATGGCCAAGCACGCGGTCGGGGTCGCCGACACGACGAACCTGACGGTGAAGAAGCTCGGCGACAGCTCGCTCGAGATCGGCAACGTGATCAAGGTCATCACGTCGATTGCCGAGCAGACCAACCTGCTGGCGTTGAACGCGACGATCGAGGCGGCGCGCGCCGGCGACGCGGGCAAGGGCTTCGCGGTCGTCGCGAACGAGGTCAAGGAACTCGCCAAGGCCACCGCCAAGGCGACCGAGGAGATCAGCCACAAGATCGAGGCGATCCAGGACGAGACCAAGGGTGCCGTCAAGGCCATCGGCCAGATCAGCGGCCTGATCACGCAGATCGACGACGTCTCGAATACGATCGCCTCGGCGGTCGAGGAACAGACGGCGACAACGAACGAGATCGGGCGTAACATCAGCGAAGCCGCGCGCGGTTCGGCGGAGATCGCACGAAACGTCTCGAGTGTGGCAGGGGCCGCCCAGTCCACCGCGCAAGGGGCCACCGATACGCAGAAGGCAGCACGGGCGCTCGGCGAGATGGCCGGACAGCTGCAGTTGGTCGTGTCGCGGTTCGCGAT from Vicinamibacterales bacterium includes the following:
- a CDS encoding CheR family methyltransferase; the encoded protein is MAFTFFFRDQHVLDLIVKHVGPTLCGRSRARIWDAGCAMGPEPYSLAILMAESLGYFAFNNLRIDASDLDDCGLFGPIIESGTYDWQEIERLPKPLLEKYFSEVAPKRYQIVQRVRNCVRFQRHDLLSLKPIGEGYHLILCKNVLLHLQPAERVEVIRMFHASLAPGGFMATEQTQKMPGELEPLFEQVVSDGQVFRKVEAAQASAA
- a CDS encoding methyl-accepting chemotaxis protein; protein product: MFGTMDLGKKLSALIGLLVLLAAGATAIAVSIMGGDAVREQAYERARAEAMATSSDVQRALEKGLNSARALASSFEGLRARDFTDRIQYAVMLQKVLEDDKDLVGTWTSWEPNALDKKDAKFKNAPGADGEGRYVPYWGRVDADTVLNSVHEIATPNEDYYLVPKNTGAEYIMPPATRKIGNRTALVTRLSVPIKGDGKFVGTAGVDVALDAIEKLVSELKPFGTGRVSLLTYDAKYVAAYRRELVNTDMKAGSDTDRMMAAIRQAKLTTFTRTDPETKQELYTAMVPLVVGRTTTPWCLVVDVPMDTVTAAVPRMRNTVIAIAALSFILAIFVAFFVLRSIVTRPMAKVVTLVGELLKGHLSHRAGVTQRDEVGHTAQALDQFAEVLQTNVIGVMKHIAEGDLSDEVRAQDDRDEIAPALQTTIASLRGLVAEANMLSTSAVDGRLATRGDANRFQGGYREIIQGVNATLDAVIGPLNMAAEYVDRISKGDIPPRITDEYNGDFNEIKLNLNGCIDNVNALVADTTMLSGAAIEGRLATRADASRHGGDFRKIVEGVNATLDAVIGPLNMAAEYVNRISTGDIPPKITDAYRGDFNEIKINLNHCIDNVNALVADTAMLADAAVAGKLATRADATKHGGDYRKIVEGVNRTLDTVIGPLNIARDVLWKMGVNDLTERMPRDFVGDFQNLAKAINRMHDVLTRLQKTAVNVGNGDLHDLEAFKAIGNGTGRASEDDQLTPAFVRMMESIRALVADMDGLSRAAAQGQLSTRVEASRHQGEYRKVVEGVNATLEAVIGPLNTAAGYVDRIAKGEIPPRITETYYGDFNQLKDNLNAMVQTMADLLLETDRIIKAATEGQLSTRADAAKFVGGWNRLVSGINSTVESIVTPLNSATQYMDRISKGDIPDKITAQHQGDYNRIKDSLNTCIDAIRALVADTKVLTDAAASGRIKTRVEVARHAGEFRKVIEGVNQTLEVITDPIVQIGREARGLGASSEELNAISQQMSANAEETATQTNVVSAASEQVSKNLTVVATSSEEMLASIREIAKSANEAAKMAKHAVGVADTTNLTVKKLGDSSLEIGNVIKVITSIAEQTNLLALNATIEAARAGDAGKGFAVVANEVKELAKATAKATEEISHKIEAIQDETKGAVKAIGQISGLITQIDDVSNTIASAVEEQTATTNEIGRNISEAARGSAEIARNVSSVAGAAQSTAQGATDTQKAARALGEMAGQLQLVVSRFAI
- a CDS encoding methyl-accepting chemotaxis protein codes for the protein MSISRTVGIIVAGVLIVTLGCMVGVLVTRTARTTADNDARDAEVLESVIADALKFSMGEGVSDVKPLVSRMQGRGDIVDLRVTPTNAVRAGSEDRMDAAERQVMATLQGQSVVETFNGQPVVRTISAIAADQKCTQCHSTAVGRPLAVFSLRRSTAHAAAEISSQRWMGVLMGAGTVIFAFLLLAWLIRRQVVRPLAASVVHIERLAQGDVTHTVEVGRNDEIGVLLQSVRTLQTSLKQKTEAADQIADGNLDVEVEVRSDVDTLGKAMLRMRDSIRGVIGETRVLTDAARAGRLATRGPADRFHGAFREVVHGINETLDAVVGPLTVAAEYVERISKGDIPEPITREFPGDFNEIKTSVNACIAALEQMRSDVRTLAGAALDGDLHVRADVARHQGAFRVIVKGFNDTLDTVIDPLEVAASCVSRISKGDIPDRITQDYKGDFNGLKTSLNGCIDNVQALIADVRRLASAAVQGELSVRADATRHGGEFRTIVEGVNATLDAVIGPLTLAADYVKRIGSGDIPEKVVAEYRGDFGELMTNLNACIEGLSALQEANQVLQLMTLNDFTVRVAGAYQGVFAAVARGVNEVLESQIGTQEAVERIARGDLSQLEQVRAIGGGTGRRSANDQIVPSFIRMMEAIRALVADTNDLSKAAVEGRLSARANASRHEGDYRRAIEGVNATLDAVIGPLNVAAEYVDRISKGDIPQKITDQYSGDFNEIKVNLNACIEAVNALVRDANELVDAAVAGRLKTRANPDGHGGDFRRIVEGVNRTLDAVTNPLNEAATVLDRVAHQDLSVHVEGDYTGDHAAIKTSINTMVMDLRGSIQSIGQNAQRLAGSSQELTTISEQMASNAEETATQTNVVSAASEEVSRNLTVVATSAEEMLASIREIAKSANEAAKMAKGAVSVADATNGTVRKLGDSSMEIGNVIKVITSIAEQTNLLALNATIEAARAGDAGKGFAVVANEVKELAKATAKATEEISHKIEAIQGETHGAVEAIAQISAAIGQIDDVSNTIASAVEQQMATTNEIGRNISEAARGAGEIARNVSSVAGAAQSTAHGASETQQSAKALTEMAARLQALVAGFHV
- a CDS encoding carboxypeptidase-like regulatory domain-containing protein, whose amino-acid sequence is MLSKRVVIIGLALAVLFAGSAAAQWRGLGRLTGKVVDEAGAVLVDVTVRADLPGMGGTTVKTNEKGEWMISGIARGEWVITVAKDGMAIQKVKAVVQEMAVPPLVKTTLKKE